Proteins encoded within one genomic window of Cucumis sativus cultivar 9930 chromosome 3, Cucumber_9930_V3, whole genome shotgun sequence:
- the LOC101211452 gene encoding (+)-gamma-cadinene synthase, which translates to MKTNDISDVNRSLANFHPTIWKEQFLSFDDALKVDDGMELERIEKLKEEIRMMVTASMENPLANLNLVDSIQRLGVSYHFEDEIEQFLEHIYVSYNNSLLLSNKDSEDDDLHFTALLFRLLRQQGYRISCDIFLKFMDKNGKFKESLVEDERGILSLYEASHMRGHGEALLEEALEFTTTHLKAYIHLYSNINPNFASEVSNALKLPIRKCVPRIKAREYFQIYQQHPSHSETLLEFSKLDFNILQKLHQKELSEICRWWKDLDVPTKFPFARDRIVECYFWTLGAYFEPQYNVGRKMLTKVIAISSILDDIYDAYGTFEELQVLAPAIQRWDRSMVHTLPEYMKPFYVAMFEVYEEISKEIGKDQNSLHLQVAIGGIKKLSESYFEEAKWLNKKYKPSFKEYMELALNTTGYTLLISISFLGLGDHIVTNEVLQWLSNGPQIIKASTIICRLMDDIASHKFEQEREHVASAVESYMEQYDCSEEEACVELHKEVVDAWKDTNEAFYRPFNVPLPVLMRVLNFSRVMNLLYLDEDGYTNAKSRTKFLIKSLLVDPLPC; encoded by the exons ATGAAAACCAATGATATTTCTGATGTTAACCGTTCTCTTGCAAATTTTCATCCTACTATTTGGAAGGAACAATTCCTTTCATTTGATGATGCATTG AAAGTAGATGATGGCATGGAAttagaaagaattgaaaagttgaaagaagaaataaggaTGATGGTGACTGCTTCCATGGAAAATCCATTGGCAAATCTAAATTTGGTTGATTCAATCCAACGGCTGGGAGTATCTTATCATTTTGAAGATGAGATTGAACAATTCTTagaacatatatatgtgtCTTATAATAATTCCCTTCTATTGAGTAACAAAGATAGTGAAGATGACGATCTTCATTTTACTGCTCTTCTATTTCGACTTCTCAGGCAACAAGGTTATAGGATTTCATGTG atatatttttgaagttcATGGACAAGAATGGAAAATTTAAAGAGTCATTGGTTGAGGATGAAAGAGGAATATTGAGCCTATATGAAGCATCACATATGAGGGGGCATGGAGAAGCTTTGCTTGAGGAAGCTCTTGAATTTACAACCACACATCTTAAAGCATATATTCATCTTTACTCAAATATTAATCCAAATTTTGCATCTGAAGTTAGTAATGCATTGAAATTGCCTATTAGAAAATGTGTTCCAAGAATCAAGGCAAGAgagtattttcaaatttaccaGCAACATCCTTCTCACAGTGAGACTTTGCTTGAATTCTCTAAACTAGACTTCAACATATTACAAAAACTTCATCAAAAGGAGCTAAGCGAAATCTGCAG gtgGTGGAAGGATTTAGATGTCCCAACAAAGTTCCCTTTTGCAAGAGATAGAATTGTAGAGTGTTATTTTTGGACGTTGGGAGCATACTTTGAACCTCAATACAACGTTGGGAGGAAAATGTTAACCAAAGTAATTgcaatttcttcaattttagatGATATTTACGATGCCTATGGAACATTTGAAGAACTCCAAGTCCTCGCCCCAGCAATTCAAag GTGGGATAGAAGCATGGTGCATACACTTCCCGAGTACATGAAACCTTTTTATGTAGCAATGTTTGAAGTTTATGAGGAAATTAGCAAAGAGATTGGCAAGGATCAAAATTCTCTCCATCTTCAAGTTGCAATAGGAGGA ATAAAAAAGTTATCTGAATCCTATTTTGAAGAAGCTAAAtggttaaataaaaagtataaaccAAGCTTTAAGGAGTACATGGAATTGGCATTAAATACCACAGGCTATACCTTGCTTatatccatttcttttcttggaTTGGGTGATCACATTGTAACAAACGAGGTTCTTCAATGGCTTTCCAATGGACCTCAAATTATTAAAGCCTCAACTATCATTTGTAGACTCATGGACGACATCGCTTCCCACAag tTTGAACAAGAAAGGGAGCATGTAGCTTCTGCCGTTGAATCGTACATGGAGCAATATGATTGTTCAGAAGAAGAAGCTTGTGTTGAACTTCATAAGGAAGTGGTTGATGCATGGAAGGATACAAATGAAGCATTTTATCGCCCATTTAATGTACCATTGCCTGTTCTAATGCGTGTACTCAATTTTTCAAGAGTTATGAACTTGCTTTATTTGGATGAAGATGGATACACAAATGCAAAGAGTAGAACAAAGTTTCTTATTAAATCTCTTCTTGTTGACCCACTGCCTTGTTAA